DNA from Bordetella genomosp. 13:
GGTGAGATCGAGCAGTCCGTAGGGTTGGCCGCTGGTGGCCGGCACGCCGTCGAACACCTGGGCGCTGCCATCGTCGCGGGTCAGCAGCCAGCCGCGGTCCTCGAGTTCTTCGAACAGCGGACTGGACTTCAGCACGCCGGGGAAGCCCGCCGCGGACACGTGCACGTGATGCTTGTGGAATAGGGCCAGCATCTGCCTAGCGTCGGGGAAGCGGCTGGCATCCCACTCGAGGGCCGGCTTGTCGGCCTGGAAGCCCCAGGCCGACGGCAGGGCCAGCGAGACCACGTCCAGCGGGATCTGACGCTCGCGCATCTGCTCGACCAGGGCGACGGTTTGCGTGGGCATCTCGCCAGGGGCCTGCTGCAACCAGGCGCCCATCGCCCACAGTACGGGCTGGCCGGCGCGACCGGTAAGCGCGGTGTACTGGTTGAGGATTTCGCCCGGCTCGCCGGCGAACAGGAACAGGTCGAGCACGTTGTCGTCGATGGTGAGCACGTAGGCGCCGTCGGCGGGCTCGATACCCGGCGCGTGCTGCACGCGCCGCATGGTGTTGACATAGACGCCCCAGCCGCGCGGGCTCCAGGCCAGCGGCAGGGCGCGGTGCTCGGGATCGTCGGACACCACGGCCTCGCCGCGGCGGTTCAGGTCTCCGGGCGTCTCGCCCAGGCCGTACACGCCCTCGTTGCCTTCCAGGGCGAAACCCACCGTCCAGACGGCATGCTCGATGTCGTCGAGCGCATCATGGCCGAAGGCCGGCGTGTGGGGCGACACTTCGGAAGCCAGCACGGGCTGATCGCCGCGCGACAACGCGATGCGCACCGGATTGGTCAGCACCTCGAGGGCGACGTCGCCCTGCACGATGCGCCACCCGTCCGCGGCATCGCGCGGGGCGATGGTGGCTTCGCCCACCGCCTCCTGGCGGGCGAGCAGCATCTCGGCCACGGCGCGGGCCCGCGCACCGGCCTTCTCGTCGGTCAGCAGGCCAGGCTCGCCGCAGCGCAGGCGGAATACGCCAGGTGCGTGCGCCTCGACCACCAGATGCAGGCCCTCACCTACGTCGAAGTCGATACGGCTGGGACGGGACGTCAGCAGCTCGACCGTATCGAGCGAGGTGGTATGGGCAAAGTCGAACTTCGGCGGCACAGAGCATCCCCCGGCTTAAGCCAAAAATGCGTCAAAAAACGCTATTTTGACGGATTTGGCGTTTGAAATAAACTCGACCCCTCCCTGCCAGCCGGGCGAAGCCAAAAGCCGGGCTCCCGTGGTAGCGTTGCGTGCGCCGCAGCAACCACTTACTAGGCAAGGTTCGGCGCGACAAAAGCGGCGAAACCCCGGGCGCCCGCCCCGTCAACGCGGTGCCAATTGCGCCAGCAGGTCCGATTCCAGGGGCAGTGGTTCACCGCACAATTGCGCGGCGATCACGTCGCCGGCCAGCGCCGACCAGCTCAATCCCCGCGAGGCGTAGCCCGTGGCCAGCCACAACCCCGGCGCCCGGGGCACCTGCCCCACCGCGGGCAGCCGACCCGGCAGCACGGCCCGCCAGCCCGCCCAGCCCGGCAGGGTGCCGGGCGCCAAGGCATCCAGGCGGCTTGTGCCGTCGGCCAGCAGTCCCGCGGCCTTGCCCAGATTGACGCGCTGCCCCGCCTCGCCCACACGCGACTCCGCCGCCCCGTGCACATAGGTGCTGCCAGCCACGCACCAGCCATCCACGGCGGGCAGCAGATAGCCATCGCCGCCCACCACGCAGCGCGGCCCGCCCGCCAGCGATGCGGCGGGCAGCAAAGTGACCTCGCCGGCCAGCGCGTGCATCTGCGCCATGCGAGGCAGGCTGTCCAGCAGTCCGCAGCCGCTCAGCAGCGCGGGCGCGCCGGCGGCGTTCGCCAGCACCAGGTGCGGCGCCTCTCCCAATAGGGTCCCATCCTGGGCATGCGCCCGCCAGCCTCCATCAGTGCGGACCAGGCCGACCGCCCGCCCTGCCACCACGGTGATGCCTGGCTCGGCCAGCAGGCGGGCCACCACTCTGTCCGGCCGCACCAGCAGGCCGTCGCCGAAGAAGGCGCCGCCGCGCGCGACAGGCAGGCCCGCCAATCGCGACGCCTCGGCGCCATCCACCGCTCGCACCCAATCGCTCGGAAAGCCCAGGGCCGTGACCGTATCCGCCAGCGCAGCCGCCCTGCCCGCGTCGCGCTCCAGTTGCAGAGTGCCGCAGCGCAGGGGCGCGGCCTCCTGGTCCAGCGCCAGCCAGCGGCGCAAGGCACGCTGGCTGCCGGCGCGCGACAGGCGCGCGCGCGGGTTGTCGTCTCGCGCGATCAGCGGCGTCAGCGCGGCGGCCAGATGGCCTTTATGTCCGCCCGCGGAACCGGGATCGATGACCACCACCTCCCGGCCCCGCAGCGCCAGCGCGTGCGCCACACCGGCGCCTGCCAGCCCCGCCCCGATAACCACGACCGGCGCGCCGTCATCGTCCGGCAGCGCCGGTCCCTGCGGGGCCGTCGGCGAGCGTACGCCCGAGATCATGTGCCACTTGCCGCCATAGCCAGGTTCGCGCCGCACCTCGAAGCCCAGTTCGGCCAGGGCGCGCCGCACGCTGCCGACGCTGGTCCACGAGGCCAGCGTCGCGTCCGGCGCGGCCAGGCGCATCAGGTCGGCCAGCATCTCCGGCGCCCACATCGCCGGGTTGTGCCGCGGCGCGAAGCCGTCGAGGAAATATGCGTCCACGCGGGCGGCCAGCCGCGGCGCGACCGCGTCGGCCTGGCCGAATGCCAGCGTCAGCGTCACGGAGCCCCCTTCGAACTCGAGCCGGTGCAGGCCCGGCAACAGGGGCGGCCATTGATCCGTCAACTGGCCCGCCAGCGCCTGCAGCGCCTCTGGCAGATGGTCGCGCAACGCCTGGCGCAGCGCCTCTCGATCGAAGGGATGCCCTTCGATGGATACCATGTGCAGGCGGCGCGGCCGTTGCGGATCGTCGCGCCATGCCTGCCACAGCGCCAGGAAATTGAGCCCCATGCCGAAGCCGGTCTCGCATACCGTGAAGCGGCCACGCCCGCGCCAGCGCTGCGGCAGGCCATTGCCGCGAAGAAACACTACGCGCGCCTGGCCCAGCGGTTCGGCGCGGCTGTGATAGACGTCCTGGTAGATGGCGCTGTAGAGCCGGCCCTCGCTGTCCAGCGCTGGCGCGGCGGGCTGCAGGGGCGTGTAGGACGTGGACATGGACGGCGGGCGGCGAATCGGCCGCGAAAATAACAGCATGCTGAACGAGGACGTTGGCATGACGCCACGCCGGTGCGCGCATTTGAGCACGCCGGACAAGGGCACGTCACATACAAGGCTTACACTGGCAGCATGACGACCGCCGAAAAACGCCCCCTCGCCAGCCCGCTCGACCTGGGCGCCGCCATCGACGTCGCCGTGTGCGCGGCGCATGCCGGCGCAGCGCTGCTGCAATCCTACGCCCACCATCGCGCCGACCTGGTCATCGATCGCAAGGCGCGCAACGACCTGGTCTCGCAAGCCGACCGCGAAGCCGAAGCCGCCGTGCTGGCCGTGCTGCGCGAACGCACTCCCGAG
Protein-coding regions in this window:
- a CDS encoding glycoside hydrolase family 31 protein, which translates into the protein MPPKFDFAHTTSLDTVELLTSRPSRIDFDVGEGLHLVVEAHAPGVFRLRCGEPGLLTDEKAGARARAVAEMLLARQEAVGEATIAPRDAADGWRIVQGDVALEVLTNPVRIALSRGDQPVLASEVSPHTPAFGHDALDDIEHAVWTVGFALEGNEGVYGLGETPGDLNRRGEAVVSDDPEHRALPLAWSPRGWGVYVNTMRRVQHAPGIEPADGAYVLTIDDNVLDLFLFAGEPGEILNQYTALTGRAGQPVLWAMGAWLQQAPGEMPTQTVALVEQMRERQIPLDVVSLALPSAWGFQADKPALEWDASRFPDARQMLALFHKHHVHVSAAGFPGVLKSSPLFEELEDRGWLLTRDDGSAQVFDGVPATSGQPYGLLDLTYRDAYNLWVERHRQLVDDGLDAPACDAQIAIPDGVSARNGETGPALRSMYPLLARRALFDAVAGHKVPPEGVVPSTDLFPAAQRLPWQAGPRVTNDWAGLEHSLRTALSIGASGLPVQTHNLGAIDAPLEGMSAELYVRWLAACVFSANFSFQGVPGLMPWAFGEETLGHVRTWMNWRYRLIPYVLGAIEDSVRTGLPVQRSMALAFPNDPEAHAWDLQYLLGPALLVAPITQPGNEVRVYLPKGEAWWDLSTGHRYEGGSTWTLTCGPDKFPVFGREGHMLCLGPMAQHAGEFNSARILDEVWMFGMPVHNPVVMRNKIRVMQMQGSSYIKGLEGLRILPSEGLEVKRRGAEVRISRAR
- the mnmC gene encoding FAD-dependent 5-carboxymethylaminomethyl-2-thiouridine(34) oxidoreductase MnmC; amino-acid sequence: MSTSYTPLQPAAPALDSEGRLYSAIYQDVYHSRAEPLGQARVVFLRGNGLPQRWRGRGRFTVCETGFGMGLNFLALWQAWRDDPQRPRRLHMVSIEGHPFDREALRQALRDHLPEALQALAGQLTDQWPPLLPGLHRLEFEGGSVTLTLAFGQADAVAPRLAARVDAYFLDGFAPRHNPAMWAPEMLADLMRLAAPDATLASWTSVGSVRRALAELGFEVRREPGYGGKWHMISGVRSPTAPQGPALPDDDGAPVVVIGAGLAGAGVAHALALRGREVVVIDPGSAGGHKGHLAAALTPLIARDDNPRARLSRAGSQRALRRWLALDQEAAPLRCGTLQLERDAGRAAALADTVTALGFPSDWVRAVDGAEASRLAGLPVARGGAFFGDGLLVRPDRVVARLLAEPGITVVAGRAVGLVRTDGGWRAHAQDGTLLGEAPHLVLANAAGAPALLSGCGLLDSLPRMAQMHALAGEVTLLPAASLAGGPRCVVGGDGYLLPAVDGWCVAGSTYVHGAAESRVGEAGQRVNLGKAAGLLADGTSRLDALAPGTLPGWAGWRAVLPGRLPAVGQVPRAPGLWLATGYASRGLSWSALAGDVIAAQLCGEPLPLESDLLAQLAPR